TACCCCATGGCCCAACCGCCTCATCGACGACACGCAGCAGCCGATCATTGATGGCATCACGGTTCGACAGCAACTCGTCGAGGTCCATCGAGCCCATCACCGAGCGAATATTGGTCATTGTCAGGTTTTCGATCGCCATTTCCAGATTGGAAATCTGGTAAGCGGCCTGCGCGGCGTTCAATACCTGATAGAAAGTGACAGCATCGGCAGAAACACTGGCATTGTCACGGGTGATGACTTCCTGTGTCGGGATATGGAGAACCTGCTCCATGACATTCATCTTCGAACCGATGCTTTCAAAAAACGGTACGATGAGATTGAGGCCGGGCTCAAGCGTGCGCGTGTAGCGACCGAAGCGTTCAACGGTGTAACGATGCCCCTGCGGCACGGTCTTGATGCCGGCAAACAGCACCAGAATAACCAGAACAACCGCCGCTATGACGACGATGTCGAAACCGCCCAATGCAATCATCACTTTCCTCCTCCGATCAAAACGTCCGGGTTTTATCCCAACAGCCTTATGGCAAGATTACACCCAGCCTTGCAACTCCCGTCTTACAACCTCTTCGAGAACATTCATGCCCTCGGCGCTGTCGTTCAGACATGGTATATGGGTAAATTTCTCACCGCCATGATGCAGGAAAATCTCCCCGGCTTCACCGGCAATCTCCTCCAGCGTCTCAAGACAATCTGATACGAAGCCGGGATTCATGACGGCGATGCGCTTGATGCCCTCCGAGGCCAGCTTCTCCATCGTCTTGTCGGTGTAGGGCTGCAGCCATTCTTCCGGCCCGAAGCGGGACTGGAAGGTAATCATAAAGTTCTTGTCGGTTCGACCCAACGCCTGGCGCAGCAGACGGGCGGTTTTCTGGCAGTGACAATAATAGGGATCGCCCTTTTTGAAATAGGATTGCGGAATGCCATGGAAGGAGGTGATCAGCATCTCCGGCTCCCAGTCCAGCGTTGCCAGATGGTTGTTGACGGAGGCCGCAAGCGCTTCGATATAGGCGGGATCGTCATGGTACGGCGGCACGGTGCGGATGGCTGGCTGCCAGCGCAGCTTCATCAGATGCTCAAAAGCCTTGTCGTTCACCGTTGCCGTGGTTGAGGCCGCA
This sequence is a window from Agrobacterium tumefaciens. Protein-coding genes within it:
- the hemH gene encoding ferrochelatase, with product MATELSPLPANHPRVTFGKVGVLLVNLGTPDGTDYWPMRRYLAEFLSDKRVIEWSRLYWYPILYGIVLNKRPQKVGKAYQEIWNQERNESYLRTYTRSQGELMAEALKDLPNVVVDWAMRYGQPSIASKIDALKEKGCEKILLFPLYPQYAASTTATVNDKAFEHLMKLRWQPAIRTVPPYHDDPAYIEALAASVNNHLATLDWEPEMLITSFHGIPQSYFKKGDPYYCHCQKTARLLRQALGRTDKNFMITFQSRFGPEEWLQPYTDKTMEKLASEGIKRIAVMNPGFVSDCLETLEEIAGEAGEIFLHHGGEKFTHIPCLNDSAEGMNVLEEVVRRELQGWV